From Musa acuminata AAA Group cultivar baxijiao chromosome BXJ3-8, Cavendish_Baxijiao_AAA, whole genome shotgun sequence, one genomic window encodes:
- the LOC135644168 gene encoding uncharacterized protein LOC135644168 has translation MASSSRRSTCTVLTSRRSISAGDGSSAFASSSSSFAAWSHASFLHHDYQHHRSASPTRVHLLGTAYTPAPGVRFTIDRSTSPGRSLATANKRSSASVRRTCLCSPTTHPGLFRCSLHKGLSSRSAVVSAPSNCLNARRSAMTNSLVRIGTVRATG, from the coding sequence ATGGCGTCATCTTCTAGAAGATCCACCTGTACGGTGCTGACTTCGCGGCGATCGATCTCGGCGGGCGACGGATCCTCCGCCTTCGCCTCCTCTTCTTCGAGCTTTGCAGCCTGGTCACACGCCTCATTCTTACACCACGACTACCAGCATCACCGTTCTGCCTCCCCCACCCGCGTCCACCTCCTGGGCACCGCCTATACACCGGCCCCGGGCGTCCGGTTcaccatcgaccgatccacctcgCCCGGCCGCTCCCTCGCAACCGCGAACAAGCGCTCCTCGGCATCCGTCCGCCGCACCTGCCTTTGCTCCCCTACCACTCACCCCGGATTGTTCCGCTGCAGCCTTCACAAGGGCCTCAGTTCCCGCTCCGCTGTCGTTTCCGCCCCGTCGAACTGCCTCAATGCCCGCCGTTCCGCGATGACGAACTCGCTGGTACGAATCGGGACCGTGAGGGCGACTGGGTGA